A window of the Salvelinus alpinus chromosome 25, SLU_Salpinus.1, whole genome shotgun sequence genome harbors these coding sequences:
- the LOC139554005 gene encoding RNA polymerase-associated protein RTF1 homolog isoform X2 — protein MVNVKKRKGRVVIDSDSEDSASDDNLDQELLSLATKRKRVDSDDQQDNQQDDQPVSKPAASSDSETSDSDDEWTAGGPKVKKKVKPGKPTTTEKKKEAAKKKRVHKAAASGSSGGDSSADSSAPEEGEVSDSESNTSASSSDSSSEDDVFRDGYGEDLMGDEEDRARLEQMTEKEREQELFNRIEKREVLKRRFEIKKKLKTAKKKEKEEKKKKDEEEQKKRSSGHHEDRTHQDLQVMSHNKERRTKRDEKLDKKSQAMEELKAEREKKKTRTAELLAKRQPLKTSEVYSDDEEEEEEEDDDKSSVKSDRSSRSSSYSEDDEKGETPPKSQPVSLPDELNRIRLSRHKLERWCHMPFFQKTVSGCFVRIGIGNSSSKPVYRVAEIVDVVETAKVYQLGTTRTNKGLQLQHGGDTRVFRLEFVSNQEFTENEFMKWKEAMIIASMQVPTLDEINKKEQAIKEACNHKFNDKDIEDIVKEKDRFRKAPSNYAMKKTSLLKDKAMAEESGEGDRAKEIQDQLNELEERAEHLDRQRTKNISAISYINQRNRSWNIVESEKALVAEGQNAKLQMDPFTRRQCKPTMVSNARDPSVHAAILQHLNEKYGEGSGKEMDLEFEMGRGAGQAALKVIDPTKNTSDLSEDLFKVHDFDVKIDLQVPNAEAKSLSVSANTLAVKDGAPRRSLNLEDYKKRRGLI, from the exons ATGGTGAATGTAAAGAAGCGGAAAGGTCGAGTCGTTATCGACTCTGACTCTGAAGACAGTGCTAGTGATGATAATTTAGATCAG GAGCTTCTGTCTCTGGCCACCAAGAGGAAGAGGGTGGACTCGGATGACCAGCAGGATAACCAGCAGGATGACCAGCCAGTCAGCAAGCCTGCAGCCTCATCAGACTCGGAGACATCAGACAGTGATGATGAG TGGACCGCCGGGGGTCCTAAAGTCAAGAAGAAAGTTAAGCCAGGGAAACCGACAAcaacagagaagaagaaagaggcGGCGAAGAAGAAGAGAGTTCATAAAGCTGCAGCGTCCGGTAGTTCTGGTGGAGACAGTTCAGCTGACAGTTCTGCCCCCGAGGAGG GTGAGGTGTCTGACTCCGAGAGCAACACCTCTGCCTCCAGCTCAGACTCCTCGTCGGAGGACGATGTGTTCAGGGACGGCTACGGAGAGGACCTGATGGGAGACGAGGAGGACAGGGCTCGGCTGGAGCAGAtgactgagaaggagagggagcaggagCTCTTCAACAGGATAGAGAAGAGGGAGGTGCTCAAGAGGAG ATTTGAAATAAAAAAGAAACTGAAGACGGCgaagaagaaggagaaagaggagaagaagaagaaagacgaGGAAGAACAGAAGAAGAGATCATCCGGTCATCATGAAGACCGGACTCATCAGGACCTGCAG GTGATGTCCCACAACAAGGAGAGGAGAACTAAACGGGATGAGAAGCTAGATAAAAAGTCTCAGGCCATGGAGGAACTgaaagcggagagagagaagaagaaaaccaGGACAGCGGAGCTCCTGGCGAAACGGCAGCCCCTGAAGACCAGCGAGGTGTACTCCgacgatgaggaggaggaagaggaggaggatgatgacaaATCCTCAGTAAAGAGCGATCGCAGTTCACGCTCTTCATCTTATTCCGAAGACGACGA GAAAGGGGAGACGCCACCAAAATCTCAGCCCGTGTCACTGCCAGACGAGCTGAACCGGATCCGTCTGTCCCGACACAAACTGGAGCGCTGGTGTCACATGCCGTTCTTCCAGAAGACCGTCAGCGGCTGCTTCGTACGGATCGGCATCGGGAACAGTAGTAGCAAACCAGTTTACAGG GTGGCTGAAATAGTTGACGTGGTAGAGACGGCTAAAGTGTACCAGTTGGGAACGACCCGGACGAACAAAGGACTACAGTTACA GCATGGTGGTGACACCCGAGTCTTCAGACTGGAGTTTGTGTCCAATCAGGAGTTCACAGAAAACGAGTTCATGAAGTGGAAGGAGGCG ATGATCATAGCCAGTATGCAGGTTCCCACTCTAGATGAGATCAATAAGAAGGAGCAGGCCATCAAAGAGGCTTGTAACCACAAATTCAACGACAAAGACATCGAGGAT ATCGTTAAAGAGAAAGACCGATTCAGAAAGGCTCCTTCTAACTACGCCATGAAGAAAACATCACTACTCAAAGATAAG GCCATGGCCGAGGAGAGTGGAGAAGGAGACCGAGCCAAAGAGATCCAGGACCAGCTGAATGAGTTGGAGGAGAGGGCCGAGCATCTGGACAGACAGAGGACCAAAAACATCTCTGCCATCAG CTACATCAACCAGAGGAATCGTAGCTGGAACATTGTGGAGTCTGAGAAGGCTCTTGTC GCTGAAGGACAGAATGCCAAGCTGCAGATGGACCCGTTTACTAGACGGCAATGCAAACCGACCATGGTGTCTAAC GCCAGAGACCCTTCAGTCCATGCAGCTATCCTCCAGCACCTCAACGAGAAGTACGGAGAAGGGTCGGGCAAAGAGATGGACTTGGAGTTTGAGATGGGCAGGGGAGCGGGGCAGGCTGCTCTGAAAGTCATCGACCCGACTAAGAACACCAGCGACCTATCAGAGGACCTCTTTAAAGTTCACGACTTTGACGTCAAGATCGACCTACAGGTTCCCAATGCAG AAGCCAAGTCTCTGTCGGTGAGCGCTAACACCTTGGCAGTAAAGGACGGTGCTCCACGCAGATCTCTCAACCTGGAGGACTACAAGAAGAGGAGGGGCTTGATCTAA
- the LOC139554005 gene encoding RNA polymerase-associated protein RTF1 homolog isoform X1, with amino-acid sequence MVNVKKRKGRVVIDSDSEDSASDDNLDQELLSLATKRKRVDSDDQQDNQQDDQPVSKPAASSDSETSDSDDEWTAGGPKVKKKVKPGKPTTTEKKKEAAKKKRVHKAAASGSSGGDSSADSSAPEEGEVSDSESNTSASSSDSSSEDDVFRDGYGEDLMGDEEDRARLEQMTEKEREQELFNRIEKREVLKRRFEIKKKLKTAKKKEKEEKKKKDEEEQKKRSSGHHEDRTHQDLQVVMSHNKERRTKRDEKLDKKSQAMEELKAEREKKKTRTAELLAKRQPLKTSEVYSDDEEEEEEEDDDKSSVKSDRSSRSSSYSEDDEKGETPPKSQPVSLPDELNRIRLSRHKLERWCHMPFFQKTVSGCFVRIGIGNSSSKPVYRVAEIVDVVETAKVYQLGTTRTNKGLQLQHGGDTRVFRLEFVSNQEFTENEFMKWKEAMIIASMQVPTLDEINKKEQAIKEACNHKFNDKDIEDIVKEKDRFRKAPSNYAMKKTSLLKDKAMAEESGEGDRAKEIQDQLNELEERAEHLDRQRTKNISAISYINQRNRSWNIVESEKALVAEGQNAKLQMDPFTRRQCKPTMVSNARDPSVHAAILQHLNEKYGEGSGKEMDLEFEMGRGAGQAALKVIDPTKNTSDLSEDLFKVHDFDVKIDLQVPNAEAKSLSVSANTLAVKDGAPRRSLNLEDYKKRRGLI; translated from the exons ATGGTGAATGTAAAGAAGCGGAAAGGTCGAGTCGTTATCGACTCTGACTCTGAAGACAGTGCTAGTGATGATAATTTAGATCAG GAGCTTCTGTCTCTGGCCACCAAGAGGAAGAGGGTGGACTCGGATGACCAGCAGGATAACCAGCAGGATGACCAGCCAGTCAGCAAGCCTGCAGCCTCATCAGACTCGGAGACATCAGACAGTGATGATGAG TGGACCGCCGGGGGTCCTAAAGTCAAGAAGAAAGTTAAGCCAGGGAAACCGACAAcaacagagaagaagaaagaggcGGCGAAGAAGAAGAGAGTTCATAAAGCTGCAGCGTCCGGTAGTTCTGGTGGAGACAGTTCAGCTGACAGTTCTGCCCCCGAGGAGG GTGAGGTGTCTGACTCCGAGAGCAACACCTCTGCCTCCAGCTCAGACTCCTCGTCGGAGGACGATGTGTTCAGGGACGGCTACGGAGAGGACCTGATGGGAGACGAGGAGGACAGGGCTCGGCTGGAGCAGAtgactgagaaggagagggagcaggagCTCTTCAACAGGATAGAGAAGAGGGAGGTGCTCAAGAGGAG ATTTGAAATAAAAAAGAAACTGAAGACGGCgaagaagaaggagaaagaggagaagaagaagaaagacgaGGAAGAACAGAAGAAGAGATCATCCGGTCATCATGAAGACCGGACTCATCAGGACCTGCAGGTG GTGATGTCCCACAACAAGGAGAGGAGAACTAAACGGGATGAGAAGCTAGATAAAAAGTCTCAGGCCATGGAGGAACTgaaagcggagagagagaagaagaaaaccaGGACAGCGGAGCTCCTGGCGAAACGGCAGCCCCTGAAGACCAGCGAGGTGTACTCCgacgatgaggaggaggaagaggaggaggatgatgacaaATCCTCAGTAAAGAGCGATCGCAGTTCACGCTCTTCATCTTATTCCGAAGACGACGA GAAAGGGGAGACGCCACCAAAATCTCAGCCCGTGTCACTGCCAGACGAGCTGAACCGGATCCGTCTGTCCCGACACAAACTGGAGCGCTGGTGTCACATGCCGTTCTTCCAGAAGACCGTCAGCGGCTGCTTCGTACGGATCGGCATCGGGAACAGTAGTAGCAAACCAGTTTACAGG GTGGCTGAAATAGTTGACGTGGTAGAGACGGCTAAAGTGTACCAGTTGGGAACGACCCGGACGAACAAAGGACTACAGTTACA GCATGGTGGTGACACCCGAGTCTTCAGACTGGAGTTTGTGTCCAATCAGGAGTTCACAGAAAACGAGTTCATGAAGTGGAAGGAGGCG ATGATCATAGCCAGTATGCAGGTTCCCACTCTAGATGAGATCAATAAGAAGGAGCAGGCCATCAAAGAGGCTTGTAACCACAAATTCAACGACAAAGACATCGAGGAT ATCGTTAAAGAGAAAGACCGATTCAGAAAGGCTCCTTCTAACTACGCCATGAAGAAAACATCACTACTCAAAGATAAG GCCATGGCCGAGGAGAGTGGAGAAGGAGACCGAGCCAAAGAGATCCAGGACCAGCTGAATGAGTTGGAGGAGAGGGCCGAGCATCTGGACAGACAGAGGACCAAAAACATCTCTGCCATCAG CTACATCAACCAGAGGAATCGTAGCTGGAACATTGTGGAGTCTGAGAAGGCTCTTGTC GCTGAAGGACAGAATGCCAAGCTGCAGATGGACCCGTTTACTAGACGGCAATGCAAACCGACCATGGTGTCTAAC GCCAGAGACCCTTCAGTCCATGCAGCTATCCTCCAGCACCTCAACGAGAAGTACGGAGAAGGGTCGGGCAAAGAGATGGACTTGGAGTTTGAGATGGGCAGGGGAGCGGGGCAGGCTGCTCTGAAAGTCATCGACCCGACTAAGAACACCAGCGACCTATCAGAGGACCTCTTTAAAGTTCACGACTTTGACGTCAAGATCGACCTACAGGTTCCCAATGCAG AAGCCAAGTCTCTGTCGGTGAGCGCTAACACCTTGGCAGTAAAGGACGGTGCTCCACGCAGATCTCTCAACCTGGAGGACTACAAGAAGAGGAGGGGCTTGATCTAA
- the ndufaf1 gene encoding complex I intermediate-associated protein 30, mitochondrial: protein MAVSRATHFTPAVRFLGSCYKQRLLAPHLSVGWRAISGGEYRRPGQTQDNTPIWKKFDFNKGVEGIRKHLTLLKNEFLGRWAGPEGKPLIEHILEQTRVIWEFRGPESLEQWTVSSDQEIGGRSEAYLKLGRNNATCLMYGTLCSAPPRDGETRYSGYCTLRSKPPMGSFDSKKHHDWSSFNTLHLRIRGDGRPWMINVGAETYFSHQKNDMYSYFLYTRGGPYWQDVKIPFSKFFLSSRGRIQDDQHPLWLDKVNTIGITLGDKADGPFQLEIDFVAVCNDRAHTEAFAYEVYKRNPEV from the exons ATGGCAGTGTCAAGAGCTACACATTTCACCCCAGCAGTGAGATTTCTTGGATCCTGCTACAAACAGAGACTCTTGGCCCCACACCTGTCTGTGGGATGGAGGGCTATCTCTGGAGGAGAGTACAGACGGCCAGGCCAGACACAGGACAACACCCCCATATGGAAGAAGTTTGACTTCAATAAAGGTGTGGAGGGGATACGAAAGCATTTGACACTGCTGAAGAATGAGTTTCTGGGCCGCTGGGCAGGGCCAGAGGGAAAGCCACTGATTGAACATATCCTGGAACAGACCAGGGTGATCTGGGAGTTCAGAGGGCCAGAGAGCCTGGAGCAGTGGACAGTATCTTCAGACCAAGAGATTGGTGGGAGGAGTGAGGCCTATCTGAAGCTAGGCAGGAACAACGCTACATGTCTGATGTATGGGACCCTCTGTTCTGCTCCCCCCAGGGACGGAGAGACACGATATAGTGGATACTGCACGCTGCGTTCCAAACCGCCCATG GGTTCGTTTGACAGTAAGAAGCATCACGATTGGTCCAGCTTTAACACCCTGCACCTGCGTATCCGTGGTGACGGGCGACCATGGATGATTAACGTCGGGGCGGAGACCTACTTCTCACACCAGAAGAACGACATGTACAGTTACTTCCTGTACACACGGGGAGGACCTTACTGGCAAGATGTCAAG ATTCCATTCTCTAAATTCTTCCTCTCTAGTCGTGGGAGGATACAAGATGATCAGCATCCTCTCTGGTTGGACAAG GTTAACACCATTGGAATAACGTTGGGTGATAAGGCAGATGGTCCATTTCAGCTGGAGATTGATTTTGTTGCTGTGTGTAACGACCGTGCGCACACAGAGGCGTTTGCATATGAGGTATACAAGAGGAACCCTGAAGTCTGA